The Betta splendens chromosome 4, fBetSpl5.4, whole genome shotgun sequence genome contains a region encoding:
- the arhgef4 gene encoding rho guanine nucleotide exchange factor 4 isoform X3: protein MGVQHGSKTQLISDGSVVYAEALWDHVTMDDQELGFKAGDVIEVVDATNKEWWWGRIMDSEGWFPASFVRLRVNQDEPMEEYLAHLEEAQAGEEGRAELGLLLGPGLPCKEQMRTNVINEIMSTERDYIKHLKDICEGYIKQCRKRTDMFTEEQLRTIFGNIEDIYRFQRKFLKGLEKKFNKEQPHLSEIGCCFLEHQTDFQIYSEYCNNHPNACVQLSKLMKVNKYVFFFEACRLLQKMIDISLDGFLLTPVQKICKYPLQLAELLKYTNPQHRDYKDVEAALNAMKNVARLINERKRRLENIDKIAHWQSSIEDWEGEDVLSRSSELIFSGELTKLSQPQAKSQQRMFFLFDHQMVYCKKDLLRRDMLYYKGRMDMDHMEVIDVEDGKEKDFNVNVKNALKLRSLLGDRVHLLCAKKPEQKQRWLRAFADERRQVQHDRETGFSLTEVQKKQAMLNACKSHPAGKPKAVTRPYYDFLLRQKHPSLPTALPQQQVFMLAEPKRKASTFWHNIGRLAPFKK from the exons ATGGGTGTCCAACATGGCAGCAAAACACAG ctgatcAGCGATGGCAGCGTGGTGTACGCCGAGGCGCTCTGGGACCACGTCACCATGGACGACCAGGAGCTGGGCTTCAAGGCCGGCGATGTCATCGAAGTAGTGGATGCGACGAACAAGGAGTGGTGGTGGGGTCGCATCATGGACAGCGAGGGCTGGTTCCCTGCCAGCTTTGTGCGG cTGCGCGTGAACCAGGATGAGCCCATGGAGGAATACCTGGCCCacctggaggaggcgcaggccGGGGAGGAGGGCCGAGCAGAGCTGGGCTTGTTGTTGGGACCCGGTTTACCCTGTAAAGAGCAGATGAGGACCAACGTCATCAATGAGATCATGAGCACAGAGAGAGACTACATCAAGCACCTGAAGGACATCTGTGAG GGTTACATCAAACAGTGCCGCAAGAGGACAGACATGTTCACCGAAGAGCAACTTCGTACCATCTTTGGCAACATTGAGGACATCTACCGATTCCAGAGGAAGTTCCTGAAAGGTCTGGAGAAGAAGTTCAACAAAGAGCAGCCGCACCTCAGTGAGATCGGCTGCTGCTTCCTCGAGCAT CAAACAGATTTCCAGATCTACTCAGAGTACTGCAACAACCACCCCAACGCCTGCGTCCAGCTCTCCAAGCTGATGAAAGTCAACAAGTACGTGTTCTTCTTCGAGGCCTGCCGGCTGCTGCAGAAGATGATCGACATTTCCTTGGATGGTTTCTTGCTCACTCCGGTTCAGAAGATCTGCAAGTACCCGCTGCAGCTGGCCGAGCTGCTCAAGTACACCAATCCACAGCACAG AGACTACAAAGATGTGGAGGCTGCCTTGAATGCCATGAAAAACGTGGCCAGGCTGATCAATGAGCGAAAACGGCGACTGGAGAACATTGACAAGATCGCCCACTGGCAGAGCTCCATAGAGGACTGGGAG GGTGAAGACGTCCTCAGCAGGAGCTCTGAACTCATCTTTTCAGGGGAGCTGACCAAATTGTCCCAGCCTCAGGCCAAGAGTCAACAGAGgatgtttttcctctttgaCCATCAGATGGTTTACTGTAAAAAG GACCTCCTGCGCCGGGACATGCTGTACTACAAGGGCCGGATGGACATGGACCACATGGAGGTGATCGACGTGGAGGACGGCAAGGAGAAGGACTTCAACGTCAACGTGAAGAACGCCTTGAAGCTGCGCTCCTTGCTCGGCGACAGGGTCCACCTCTTGTGCGCCAAGAAGCCCGAGCAGAAGCAGCGCTGGCTCCGAGCCTTCGCCGACGAGAGGAGGCAGGTCCAGCACGACCGTGAGACAG GCTTTTCGCTCACAGAGGTCCAGAAGAAACAGGCCATGCTGAATGCCTGCAAAAGCCATCCAGCTGGGAAACCCAAAG CGGTGACCAGACCCTACTACGACTTCCTGCTACGGCAGAagcacccctccctccccaccgCTTTGCCCCAGCAGCAGGTCTTCATGCTGGCGGAGCCCAAGCGCAAGGCCTCCACCTTCTGGCACAACATCGGCAGACTGGCGCCGTTCAAGAAGTGA